A region of Paractinoplanes abujensis DNA encodes the following proteins:
- a CDS encoding alpha/beta fold hydrolase yields MLITRILAATLSGGVVLTAAASPATAASPATVGEPAPPHVFQWTSPEPGTVLSSQPRALPEGLRQLARAKQIKYATTDVRGNGIFASGLVLTPLRNKKNKTVVWAHGTTGIADKCAPSVNDDVFWNEARIAVASLLERGWTVAAPDYPGLGTAGPHPYLIGNSEGRSIIDSVRAARRLDDDLSRQYAVDGHSQGGQGTLFANQLAGTYDKELQLRGTVSIAPTSQTRVLAEAIPNTEGQGFMAMALYGLNAVEPSFKPEAVLTEAALDKGDVLKQGCLNEVLAAYAPPLKLLKDDKLPEAWVEKLAEYVDPAQTPLTAPAFVVQGTDDAIVPAALTDILVEQLKGAKVRYDKLPGRDHDQAVVDSTDRVAAWIGQRFEQ; encoded by the coding sequence GTGCTGATCACTCGAATTCTCGCCGCCACCCTCAGCGGCGGCGTCGTCCTTACCGCTGCCGCGTCGCCCGCCACGGCTGCTTCGCCCGCCACCGTCGGCGAACCCGCCCCGCCCCACGTCTTCCAGTGGACCTCGCCGGAGCCGGGTACCGTGCTGAGCTCCCAGCCCCGCGCGCTGCCCGAGGGCCTGCGGCAGCTGGCCCGGGCCAAGCAGATCAAGTACGCCACCACCGACGTACGGGGAAACGGGATCTTCGCCTCGGGTCTCGTGCTCACGCCGCTGAGGAACAAGAAGAACAAGACCGTCGTCTGGGCCCACGGCACCACCGGCATCGCCGACAAGTGCGCGCCCTCGGTCAACGACGACGTCTTCTGGAACGAGGCCCGGATCGCGGTCGCGTCGCTGCTCGAACGGGGCTGGACGGTCGCCGCGCCCGACTACCCCGGACTCGGCACCGCGGGCCCGCACCCGTACCTGATCGGCAACAGCGAAGGCCGGTCGATCATCGACAGTGTCCGGGCCGCGCGCCGCCTCGACGACGACCTGTCCCGCCAGTACGCGGTGGACGGACATTCGCAGGGCGGCCAGGGCACGCTGTTCGCGAACCAGCTGGCCGGCACCTACGACAAGGAGCTGCAGCTGCGCGGCACGGTCAGCATCGCGCCGACCAGCCAGACCCGGGTGCTGGCCGAGGCCATCCCGAACACCGAGGGTCAGGGTTTCATGGCGATGGCCCTGTACGGCCTCAACGCGGTCGAGCCGTCGTTCAAGCCCGAGGCCGTGCTGACCGAAGCCGCCCTCGACAAGGGTGACGTGCTCAAGCAGGGCTGCCTCAACGAGGTGCTGGCGGCCTACGCCCCGCCGCTCAAGCTGCTCAAGGACGACAAGCTGCCCGAGGCCTGGGTCGAGAAGCTGGCCGAATACGTCGACCCGGCGCAGACGCCGCTCACCGCGCCCGCGTTCGTCGTGCAGGGCACCGACGACGCGATCGTACCGGCGGCGCTGACCGACATCCTCGTCGAGCAGCTCAAGGGCGCGAAGGTGCGCTACGACAAGCTGCCCGGCCGCGACCACGACCAGGCCGTCGTCGACTCGACCGACCGGGTCGCGGCCTGGATCGGCCAGCGCTTCGAGCAGTAA
- a CDS encoding kelch repeat-containing protein — protein MRLIAGVVCGLLALGGCSAPEASGHEAAPAGWRQIPGSPLGPREQTLGLWTGREVLLIGGSDAAPCPPNASCAYPPGAPRTDSAALDPATDTWRTIAPPPASTFGAQGVVVGATAFLLPYESRRELLLYHVDKDAWTRLTTPFDPARGFGLVAAGRDVVAYGGSDEAGPDDDYLLDPATGTWTTLPDDPLGPAFARSMAWTGRELVLFDHKLVPNPGADGPSVTRIAALDLGTRQWRRLPDAPMLSTGPWFLAGGKLVNPTLGGADGGQVGNWGRPYPNGGIVDATTGAWSPLPDPPGGLTLEAETRAGGARTATSALYPGPADAVLDTTTGTWDRPGDPSSKNVTGRTVVAAGPRMLLFGGARWNGDDDAELLNETWVWTPA, from the coding sequence ATGAGACTGATCGCGGGGGTTGTTTGCGGCCTGCTGGCGCTGGGCGGATGCTCGGCGCCGGAGGCCTCGGGTCACGAGGCGGCACCGGCGGGCTGGCGGCAGATCCCCGGCAGCCCGCTCGGGCCGCGGGAGCAGACGCTGGGGCTGTGGACGGGCCGCGAGGTACTGCTGATCGGCGGCAGCGACGCGGCACCGTGCCCGCCCAACGCGAGCTGCGCGTACCCGCCGGGCGCACCCCGGACCGACAGCGCGGCCCTGGACCCGGCCACGGACACGTGGCGCACGATCGCCCCGCCCCCGGCTTCGACCTTCGGCGCGCAGGGTGTGGTCGTCGGGGCGACCGCCTTCCTTCTCCCGTACGAGTCCCGTCGCGAGCTGCTCCTCTACCACGTCGACAAGGACGCCTGGACCAGGCTGACCACGCCGTTCGACCCGGCCCGCGGGTTCGGGCTCGTCGCCGCGGGCCGCGACGTCGTCGCGTACGGGGGCAGCGACGAGGCCGGCCCGGACGACGACTACCTGCTCGACCCGGCCACCGGCACGTGGACGACCCTGCCCGACGACCCGCTGGGCCCCGCCTTCGCCCGCTCGATGGCGTGGACCGGACGCGAACTGGTGCTCTTCGACCACAAGCTGGTGCCCAACCCGGGCGCCGACGGCCCGTCCGTGACCCGGATCGCCGCCCTCGACCTCGGCACCCGGCAGTGGCGGCGGCTGCCCGACGCCCCGATGCTCAGCACCGGCCCGTGGTTCCTGGCCGGCGGCAAACTGGTCAACCCCACCCTGGGCGGCGCCGACGGCGGCCAGGTCGGCAACTGGGGGCGGCCCTACCCCAACGGCGGCATCGTCGACGCGACCACCGGAGCCTGGTCACCACTGCCCGACCCGCCGGGCGGCCTCACCCTCGAGGCCGAAACCCGGGCCGGCGGGGCCCGCACCGCCACGAGCGCGCTCTACCCCGGCCCGGCCGACGCCGTCCTCGACACCACCACCGGCACCTGGGACCGGCCCGGCGACCCCTCCAGCAAGAACGTCACCGGCCGCACAGTCGTGGCGGCGGGCCCCCGGATGCTGCTCTTCGGCGGCGCCCGGTGGAACGGCGACGACGACGCCGAGCTGCTCAACGAGACGTGGGTCTGGACGCCGGCCTGA
- a CDS encoding SigE family RNA polymerase sigma factor has translation MPRRTDSDYLAFVDGRVGAMRRAAYLLCGDSHTADDVVQETLTKLYTRWPRISHVENLDAYVNTMLVRVFLDERRRGWWKVALLDRLPERAPVASPPAAEDTSVVRQALLGLPARQRAVVVLRYLCDQPVKDVAQILGCSEGTVKSQSAHGLDRLRQIFDEKMPEITAAQDQR, from the coding sequence ATGCCGAGAAGAACCGACAGCGACTATCTGGCCTTCGTGGACGGCCGGGTCGGGGCCATGCGACGAGCGGCGTACCTGCTCTGCGGTGACTCGCACACCGCGGATGACGTCGTGCAGGAGACCCTGACCAAGCTCTACACCCGCTGGCCGCGGATCAGTCACGTGGAGAACCTCGACGCGTACGTCAACACGATGCTGGTCCGGGTCTTCCTCGACGAGCGCCGCCGCGGGTGGTGGAAGGTCGCGCTGCTGGACCGGCTGCCCGAACGGGCCCCGGTCGCGTCGCCGCCGGCCGCCGAGGACACGTCGGTCGTCCGGCAGGCTTTGCTGGGGCTGCCCGCCCGCCAGCGCGCGGTCGTGGTGCTGCGCTACCTGTGCGACCAGCCGGTGAAGGACGTGGCCCAGATCCTCGGCTGTTCCGAGGGCACCGTGAAGAGCCAGTCGGCCCACGGCCTGGACCGGCTGCGTCAGATCTTCGACGAGAAGATGCCCGAGATCACCGCCGCGCAGGACCAACGATGA
- a CDS encoding threonine synthase translates to MTAYTGNLICVRCGVAYPEPALTLIGAGCPACVGANVLPEYALSDLRVQDDQPGLFRYRALLPIADDVTPVSLGEGGTPVVELPRLAESIGLRRVWIKDESRNPTWSYKDRLAAVATTKAVELGAETVVVASTGNHGAAVAAYAARAGLRCVVLTLASVPTTMKTLMQAYGAEVVALPRPADRWHLMGELVRTRGWMAMSGYADPPAGSHPYGVDGYKTIAYELIEQLPTPPDVVVVPVAYGDGLSGIARGFADLAALGVIARVPRLVAAEPFGPLAQALATGSDTAGPVPVEPSVAFSTASPFGTQQSLAALRGSNGTAVATPDDDEIMQAQLALAASSGVYLEASSVTAVVALRKAGLGPDETAVVIGTSTGLKDVGATAARLGAVPVIEPTIMALDKVLR, encoded by the coding sequence GTGACGGCGTACACGGGGAACTTGATCTGTGTCCGGTGCGGCGTCGCCTATCCGGAGCCGGCGCTGACGCTGATCGGCGCGGGGTGCCCGGCCTGCGTGGGCGCGAACGTCCTGCCGGAGTACGCATTGTCCGACCTGCGCGTGCAGGATGATCAGCCGGGCTTGTTCCGCTACCGCGCACTGCTGCCGATCGCGGACGACGTGACGCCGGTCAGCCTGGGCGAGGGCGGCACGCCGGTGGTCGAGCTGCCCAGGCTGGCCGAGAGCATCGGCCTGCGACGAGTGTGGATCAAGGACGAGAGCCGCAACCCCACCTGGTCGTACAAGGACCGCCTGGCCGCGGTGGCCACGACCAAGGCGGTCGAGCTGGGCGCGGAGACGGTGGTGGTGGCGAGCACGGGCAATCACGGTGCGGCCGTGGCCGCGTATGCCGCCCGCGCCGGTCTGCGCTGCGTCGTGCTGACCCTGGCCTCGGTGCCGACCACGATGAAGACGCTCATGCAGGCGTACGGGGCCGAGGTGGTCGCCCTGCCCCGGCCGGCCGACCGCTGGCACCTGATGGGCGAACTGGTCAGGACGCGCGGCTGGATGGCGATGTCGGGCTACGCGGACCCGCCCGCCGGTTCCCACCCGTACGGGGTGGACGGTTACAAGACCATCGCGTACGAGCTGATCGAGCAGCTGCCCACGCCGCCCGACGTCGTGGTGGTGCCGGTCGCGTACGGGGACGGCCTGTCCGGCATCGCCCGCGGGTTCGCCGACCTGGCCGCCCTCGGCGTGATCGCGCGCGTGCCCCGGCTCGTCGCGGCCGAACCGTTCGGTCCCCTCGCCCAGGCGCTGGCCACCGGTTCCGACACCGCGGGCCCGGTGCCGGTCGAGCCGTCGGTGGCGTTCTCGACCGCGTCGCCGTTCGGCACCCAGCAGAGCCTGGCCGCCCTGCGCGGCAGCAACGGCACGGCCGTCGCGACCCCCGACGACGACGAGATCATGCAGGCGCAGCTGGCCCTGGCCGCGTCGAGCGGCGTCTACCTGGAGGCGTCGAGCGTGACCGCGGTGGTCGCGCTGCGGAAGGCCGGTCTGGGCCCGGACGAGACGGCGGTCGTGATCGGCACGTCGACCGGGCTCAAGGACGTCGGCGCCACCGCGGCCCGGCTCGGCGCGGTGCCGGTGATCGAGCCGACGATCATGGCCCTGGACAAGGTGCTGCGATGA
- a CDS encoding LLM class flavin-dependent oxidoreductase, with protein MRLAFSISGHRDSAGAVRAAVAAERAGFDDVWLTEDYFERGAFALAGAVAARTGKVRIGLGVVNPWTRHPALTAMEFATLDELSGGRAVLGLGASNAHWMSDRMGIPFDRPLARTLESVGLIRRLLTGEPVTFAGDFFTVDTRLSFAPVRRDPPIVLGVKGPRAITEGGAVADGLLLSILAGPGYVRWVRSRVGAGAEVSAYVGLAVDDDPARARDRLRPMVAQFLGVHGDHLITRTAGVPADLAAHFRAGWLDGAPRADLVTDDLLDEVAVAGDAAGAARGLARLAEAGLDVAVIRDDPAVDPEQTLAAALSAVTAG; from the coding sequence ATGAGGCTGGCCTTCTCGATCTCGGGGCATCGCGACTCGGCCGGGGCGGTCCGGGCCGCGGTGGCCGCCGAGCGGGCCGGGTTCGACGACGTCTGGCTGACCGAGGACTACTTCGAGCGTGGGGCGTTCGCGCTGGCCGGGGCGGTCGCCGCCCGTACGGGGAAGGTCCGGATCGGTCTCGGCGTGGTGAACCCGTGGACGCGGCATCCGGCGCTGACCGCCATGGAGTTCGCGACGCTCGACGAGCTGAGCGGGGGCCGCGCGGTGCTCGGGCTGGGCGCCAGCAACGCGCACTGGATGAGCGACCGGATGGGCATCCCGTTCGACCGGCCCCTCGCGCGCACGCTCGAATCGGTCGGCCTGATCCGGCGGCTGCTGACCGGCGAGCCGGTCACGTTCGCGGGGGATTTCTTCACCGTGGACACCCGGTTGTCGTTCGCGCCGGTGCGCCGCGACCCGCCGATCGTGCTGGGCGTGAAAGGCCCGCGCGCGATCACCGAGGGCGGCGCGGTGGCCGACGGCCTGCTGCTGTCCATCCTGGCCGGGCCGGGTTACGTGCGCTGGGTCCGGTCCCGGGTCGGCGCCGGGGCCGAGGTCTCCGCGTACGTCGGCCTCGCCGTCGACGACGACCCGGCCCGGGCCCGCGACCGGCTGCGCCCGATGGTGGCCCAGTTCCTCGGCGTCCACGGCGACCACCTGATCACCCGGACGGCCGGGGTGCCCGCAGACCTGGCCGCGCACTTCCGGGCGGGCTGGCTTGACGGCGCGCCCCGCGCCGACCTGGTCACCGACGACCTGCTGGACGAGGTGGCGGTGGCCGGGGACGCCGCCGGTGCCGCCCGCGGACTGGCCCGCCTGGCCGAGGCCGGCCTCGACGTCGCCGTGATCCGCGACGACCCTGCCGTCGACCCGGAGCAGACGCTGGCCGCCGCGCTGTCGGCCGTCACCGCAGGATGA
- a CDS encoding aldo/keto reductase has product MQTIELGRTGQQVSALALGAMQMGGATSERDSVHILDRYLEIGGSFVDTANCYEWWRHPGTSGGQSEELLGRWLRDGHKRDQVFLATKGSAVPVHSPDLWDADGNPNWELARRTFEGAGADTLRRALDGSLRRLGTDHVDLYYVHVDDRATPLEETLEALHSFVQQGKVRYLGWSNVRTWRLERIRQLCARNGWTLPVAVQQQHSYLRPNAGADSAGIVDFEQLDYLAEHDDQTLVAYSPILKGVYDSAAKRDGHWMMANYAGPDADARLTAVAEVAAEAGVTPNQLVVAWLLHQTTPRVLPLIGPRTVQQFEDALPALEVKLTEDQLARLA; this is encoded by the coding sequence ATGCAGACGATCGAACTCGGCCGCACCGGTCAGCAGGTCAGCGCGCTGGCGCTCGGGGCCATGCAGATGGGCGGCGCCACCAGCGAACGCGACTCCGTGCACATCCTCGACCGCTACCTCGAGATCGGCGGCTCCTTCGTCGACACCGCCAACTGCTACGAGTGGTGGCGGCACCCCGGCACCTCCGGCGGGCAGAGCGAGGAGCTGCTGGGCCGCTGGCTGCGCGACGGCCACAAGCGCGACCAAGTGTTCCTGGCCACCAAGGGCAGCGCCGTGCCGGTCCACTCGCCCGACCTGTGGGACGCCGACGGCAACCCGAACTGGGAGCTGGCCCGGCGCACGTTCGAGGGCGCGGGCGCGGACACGCTGCGAAGGGCGCTCGACGGCAGCCTCCGCCGGCTCGGCACCGACCACGTCGACCTCTACTACGTGCACGTCGACGACCGCGCCACCCCGCTCGAGGAGACCCTGGAGGCGCTGCACTCCTTCGTGCAGCAGGGCAAGGTCCGCTATCTGGGCTGGTCGAACGTGCGTACGTGGCGGCTCGAGCGCATCCGCCAGCTGTGCGCGCGGAACGGGTGGACGCTGCCGGTGGCCGTCCAGCAGCAACACTCGTACCTGCGGCCCAACGCGGGCGCGGACTCGGCCGGCATCGTCGACTTCGAGCAGCTCGACTACCTGGCCGAGCACGACGACCAGACGCTGGTGGCGTACTCACCGATCCTCAAGGGCGTCTACGACAGCGCGGCCAAGCGCGACGGTCACTGGATGATGGCCAACTACGCCGGACCCGACGCCGACGCCCGGCTGACCGCGGTGGCCGAGGTCGCAGCCGAGGCCGGAGTCACCCCGAACCAGCTGGTTGTGGCCTGGCTGCTGCACCAGACCACACCCCGCGTGCTGCCGCTGATCGGCCCGCGCACTGTTCAGCAGTTCGAGGACGCGCTGCCCGCGCTCGAAGTGAAGCTGACCGAGGACCAGCTGGCCCGTCTGGCTTAG
- a CDS encoding nucleoside deaminase, whose amino-acid sequence MTTEHLRRCVELAAEALAAGDFPFGSVLAGPDGQVLAEDRNRENTDADPTAHPELRLARWAIANVPAEERGGCTVYTSGEHCPMCAAAHGWAGLGPIVYAASSAQLAGWRTGWGSAPSPVAVLPVGDIVNGLSVTGPVPPFDDEMRALHEQAAGMFKADYSTGPGAGGV is encoded by the coding sequence ATGACGACGGAACATCTGCGGCGATGTGTGGAACTGGCGGCCGAGGCCCTGGCGGCGGGCGACTTCCCGTTCGGCTCGGTGCTGGCCGGGCCGGACGGCCAGGTGCTCGCGGAGGACCGTAACCGGGAGAACACCGACGCCGACCCGACCGCGCATCCGGAGCTGCGGCTGGCCCGGTGGGCGATCGCCAACGTCCCCGCCGAGGAGCGGGGCGGCTGCACGGTCTACACCTCGGGGGAGCACTGCCCGATGTGCGCGGCCGCGCACGGGTGGGCCGGGCTGGGCCCGATCGTGTACGCCGCGTCGAGCGCCCAGCTGGCCGGATGGCGTACGGGCTGGGGGTCGGCTCCTTCCCCGGTGGCTGTGCTGCCCGTCGGCGACATCGTGAACGGCCTGTCCGTGACGGGCCCGGTCCCGCCGTTCGACGACGAGATGCGGGCGCTGCACGAACAGGCCGCGGGCATGTTCAAGGCCGACTACTCCACGGGGCCGGGAGCCGGCGGCGTGTAG
- a CDS encoding VOC family protein: MLTSIRLITADVARLTGFYELVTGLTARRPTPLFAELVTPGATLAIGALATVPFLDRAVSGTAIVEFRVADVDAEFTRLRPSIPEFVLEPTTMPWGNRSMLFRDPDGTLVNVYTPPAPGPVE; the protein is encoded by the coding sequence ATGCTCACCTCGATCCGCCTCATCACCGCCGACGTCGCCCGGCTGACCGGCTTCTACGAACTGGTCACCGGCCTGACCGCGCGCCGGCCCACGCCGCTGTTCGCCGAGCTCGTCACGCCGGGCGCCACCCTGGCCATCGGCGCGCTCGCCACCGTGCCGTTCCTCGACCGGGCCGTCAGCGGCACGGCCATCGTCGAGTTCCGGGTCGCGGATGTGGACGCCGAGTTCACCCGGCTGCGCCCGAGCATCCCGGAGTTCGTGCTGGAGCCGACCACCATGCCCTGGGGCAACCGGTCGATGCTGTTCCGCGACCCGGACGGCACGCTCGTCAACGTCTACACGCCGCCGGCTCCCGGCCCCGTGGAGTAG
- a CDS encoding NAD(P)-binding domain-containing protein has product MSERSATVVVIGGGQSGLSAAYHLARRGFTSALETVGERTFVVLDAESAAGGAWRHRWESLRMGTVNGIFDLPGLAQPPVDPGEPSRTAVPRYFEAFERTFDPPILRPVQVSGVHDKGADGLLVESDAGRWHTRAIINATGTWTNPVRSHYPGRESFAGLQLHTHDYVSADQFAGRRVAVVGGGISALQQLEEIDRVATTFWYTRRVPVWRTDGFDPEVAGREVIARVTADVEAGRPTGSVVSYTGLPWSPVAAGKRRPMFTAIEPCGVRESDGSFTSVDAILWATGFKAALQHLDPLGLRNETGGIRMHNTQVAADPRVHLIGFGPSQSTVGANRAGRDAVAAIVRELRPASRPTSR; this is encoded by the coding sequence GTGAGCGAGAGATCAGCCACGGTGGTGGTGATCGGTGGCGGCCAGTCGGGCCTGTCCGCCGCCTATCACCTGGCCCGGCGGGGCTTCACCAGCGCCCTCGAGACCGTGGGGGAGCGGACCTTCGTGGTGCTCGATGCCGAGTCCGCGGCCGGTGGGGCGTGGCGGCACCGGTGGGAGTCGCTCCGGATGGGCACGGTGAACGGCATCTTCGACCTGCCCGGCCTGGCCCAGCCCCCGGTCGACCCGGGCGAGCCCAGCCGTACGGCGGTGCCGCGCTACTTCGAGGCGTTCGAGCGCACCTTCGACCCGCCCATCCTGCGCCCGGTCCAGGTGTCCGGCGTGCACGACAAGGGGGCCGACGGGCTGCTGGTCGAGTCGGACGCCGGCCGCTGGCACACCCGGGCGATCATCAACGCGACCGGCACCTGGACCAACCCGGTGCGGTCGCACTATCCGGGCCGGGAGTCGTTCGCCGGCCTGCAGCTGCACACCCACGACTACGTGTCGGCCGACCAGTTCGCGGGCCGGCGGGTCGCGGTGGTGGGCGGCGGCATCTCGGCGCTGCAGCAGCTCGAGGAGATCGACCGGGTGGCGACCACGTTCTGGTACACCCGCCGCGTGCCGGTCTGGCGTACGGACGGGTTCGATCCCGAGGTGGCCGGTCGTGAGGTCATCGCCCGGGTGACCGCTGACGTGGAGGCGGGCCGGCCCACGGGCAGCGTCGTCTCGTACACGGGCCTGCCCTGGAGCCCGGTTGCGGCGGGGAAGCGCCGGCCCATGTTCACCGCGATCGAACCTTGTGGCGTACGGGAATCGGACGGGTCTTTCACGTCGGTCGACGCGATTCTGTGGGCCACCGGGTTCAAGGCTGCGCTTCAGCATCTGGACCCGCTGGGCCTGCGCAACGAGACCGGCGGCATCCGCATGCACAACACCCAGGTCGCCGCCGACCCCCGCGTCCACCTGATCGGTTTCGGCCCTTCCCAGTCCACGGTGGGCGCCAACCGAGCCGGCCGCGACGCCGTGGCCGCGATCGTCAGGGAGCTCAGGCCGGCGTCCAGACCCACGTCTCGTTGA
- a CDS encoding helix-turn-helix transcriptional regulator, with protein sequence MSTGRVLALLEILQGGGTRTAADLAARLEVDERTVRRYVGHLLDLDVPVEAVRGRYGGYRLAPGFRMPPLMLTDEEALAVLLSLNSAAGEAAGSAAAKVRRVLPKALQARMAAVFASTEFTAVRAATGTPETSTLLRLAEAARQRRSQLIGYSDRAGRDSERTLCPYGIVAHHGRWYVTGHDGSSGELRTFRLDRIGWVRPTGETFDVPDDFQPATTVLAGLAGTPWRHRVVVRVNGSADDVRARLPRGLATVEPGAEHGWVVVRLRAERLDWLPGVLGGLRLPFVVREPAELGDLVRTWARNLTGRQ encoded by the coding sequence ATGTCCACTGGTCGCGTGCTGGCCCTGCTGGAGATCCTGCAGGGCGGCGGCACGCGCACCGCTGCCGACCTGGCCGCGCGGCTCGAGGTCGACGAGCGGACCGTGCGCCGTTACGTCGGCCACCTGCTCGACCTGGACGTGCCGGTCGAGGCGGTGCGCGGGCGGTACGGCGGCTACCGCCTGGCCCCCGGGTTCCGGATGCCGCCGCTGATGCTGACCGACGAGGAGGCCCTCGCGGTCCTGCTCAGCCTGAACTCCGCCGCGGGCGAGGCCGCCGGGAGCGCGGCCGCCAAGGTGCGCCGGGTGCTGCCCAAGGCGCTCCAGGCGCGCATGGCGGCGGTCTTCGCGTCGACCGAGTTCACCGCCGTACGGGCCGCAACCGGCACACCCGAGACGTCCACCCTGCTGCGGCTGGCCGAGGCCGCCCGGCAGCGGCGATCCCAGCTGATCGGCTACTCGGACCGGGCCGGCCGGGACAGCGAGAGAACCCTTTGCCCGTACGGGATCGTCGCCCATCACGGCCGCTGGTACGTGACCGGTCACGACGGGTCGTCGGGGGAACTGCGCACGTTCCGGCTCGACCGGATCGGGTGGGTGCGGCCGACGGGGGAGACGTTCGACGTGCCGGACGACTTCCAGCCGGCCACGACGGTGCTCGCGGGCCTGGCCGGCACGCCGTGGCGCCATCGCGTGGTCGTACGGGTGAACGGATCGGCCGACGACGTGCGGGCGCGCCTGCCTCGTGGGCTCGCGACGGTGGAACCCGGCGCCGAGCACGGCTGGGTGGTCGTGCGGCTGCGGGCGGAAAGGCTGGACTGGCTGCCCGGAGTGCTCGGCGGGCTGCGGCTGCCGTTCGTCGTGCGGGAACCGGCGGAGCTGGGCGACCTCGTCCGTACCTGGGCGCGGAACCTCACCGGCCGCCAGTGA
- a CDS encoding alpha/beta fold hydrolase yields the protein MVFAWSAVGAVVVNGVRLGCREAGDPSGRPVVLLHGCGSSSRTWDRLAARLSEHRVIAVDLRGHATSARPGHYPLSSLRDDLLGLLETLDLRDTVLIGHSVGAYAALDAARLAPERVSRLVLEDLAAPPRTAQPSVKGINPWQVLTAALGILTVRQDYDLRALASLLRQLARPDAGWWARLGQVGHPTLILSGGPTSCIPPRRLAEAALALPDARLTTIPVGHRVHSLAPDRFATEVLSFLAQAPVGAVS from the coding sequence ATGGTCTTCGCGTGGTCGGCGGTCGGCGCCGTCGTGGTCAACGGTGTCCGGCTCGGCTGCCGGGAGGCCGGTGACCCGTCGGGCCGCCCGGTGGTGCTGCTGCACGGGTGCGGAAGCAGCTCCCGTACGTGGGACCGGCTCGCCGCCCGGCTGAGCGAGCACCGGGTCATCGCCGTCGACCTGCGCGGCCACGCCACCAGCGCCCGGCCGGGCCACTACCCGCTGAGCAGCCTCCGCGACGACCTGCTGGGCCTGCTCGAGACCCTCGACCTGCGCGACACCGTCCTGATCGGCCACTCCGTCGGCGCCTACGCCGCGCTCGACGCCGCCCGGCTCGCCCCGGAGCGCGTCTCCCGCCTGGTGCTGGAGGACCTGGCCGCCCCGCCCCGTACGGCGCAGCCGTCGGTCAAGGGCATCAACCCGTGGCAGGTGCTGACCGCGGCCCTCGGCATCCTCACCGTCCGGCAGGACTACGACCTGCGGGCCCTGGCCTCCCTGCTGCGGCAGCTGGCCCGCCCCGACGCCGGCTGGTGGGCGCGGCTCGGCCAGGTCGGCCACCCGACGCTGATCCTGTCGGGCGGTCCCACCAGCTGCATCCCGCCCCGCCGCCTGGCCGAGGCCGCCCTGGCCCTGCCGGACGCCCGCCTGACCACGATCCCGGTCGGCCACCGCGTGCACAGCCTGGCCCCGGACCGCTTCGCCACCGAGGTCCTGTCGTTCCTCGCCCAGGCCCCCGTGGGTGCCGTGTCGTAG